One window of Candidatus Leptovillus gracilis genomic DNA carries:
- a CDS encoding protein-glutamate O-methyltransferase family protein has product MSDQQLPRLPLPASLRGSETGTFTHYSIAVRLPEIGRRILAENNFRSHIAADVQALIEEIPNGAIRPLFDHNAPDAADWRQYCLPYLGQSWLQAPWFFVETYFYRRVLEATQYFEQGAATAVYDPFAYQKQQGLATTHATIADLCKTVNQWLAQPDAKEKALAHLLSVALWGNQADLSLWPADAANTPRHDDETRQAHLVVDDSTAVIHHLLAPSRPIHLALVADNAGLELVGDLCLVDYALHSGTAVSVALHLKFHPTFVSDATTADARHTIAHLSQTNDPDMQAVGRRLQACLDDGRLQLRAPLFWTAPLPAWEMPTDLAADLQTAHLVISKGDANYRRLLGDRHWAFDDSFATIVAYFPAPLLALRTLKSEIVAGLLPDQIALLAERDPNWMINGRWGVIQFAPHG; this is encoded by the coding sequence ATGTCCGATCAACAGTTACCTCGTTTACCTCTGCCCGCCTCGCTGCGTGGTTCGGAGACGGGCACATTTACCCATTACTCCATCGCTGTGCGCCTGCCGGAGATTGGGCGGCGTATTCTGGCCGAGAATAATTTCCGCTCCCATATCGCCGCCGACGTTCAGGCGCTCATCGAAGAAATTCCCAACGGCGCTATTCGCCCGTTGTTTGACCACAATGCCCCAGACGCGGCTGATTGGCGGCAGTATTGTCTGCCGTATCTGGGGCAATCCTGGCTGCAAGCGCCCTGGTTTTTTGTGGAGACTTATTTTTATCGCCGGGTGTTGGAGGCGACGCAATATTTTGAGCAAGGGGCGGCGACGGCCGTTTATGACCCCTTCGCCTACCAAAAACAACAAGGGCTGGCCACCACCCATGCGACCATCGCCGACTTGTGTAAAACCGTCAACCAGTGGCTGGCGCAGCCAGACGCCAAAGAAAAGGCCCTGGCGCATTTGCTCTCGGTGGCCCTGTGGGGCAATCAGGCGGATTTAAGCCTATGGCCGGCCGACGCCGCCAACACTCCGCGCCATGATGACGAAACAAGACAGGCCCACCTGGTGGTGGATGACAGCACGGCCGTTATCCACCATCTGCTTGCCCCTAGCCGCCCCATCCACCTGGCTCTTGTCGCCGACAATGCCGGGCTGGAACTGGTGGGCGATTTGTGCCTGGTGGATTACGCGCTGCACAGCGGTACGGCCGTATCCGTGGCCCTACACCTCAAATTCCACCCCACCTTTGTCTCTGATGCCACCACTGCCGATGCGCGGCACACCATTGCTCACCTGAGCCAGACCAACGACCCGGATATGCAGGCAGTGGGGCGGCGGTTACAGGCGTGTTTGGATGACGGCCGTTTACAACTGCGCGCCCCTCTCTTCTGGACAGCGCCTTTGCCGGCCTGGGAAATGCCCACCGACCTGGCCGCCGATTTGCAGACAGCCCACCTGGTTATCAGCAAAGGCGACGCCAACTATCGCCGTCTGTTAGGCGACCGGCATTGGGCGTTTGATGATTCGTTTGCGACGATTGTGGCCTATTTCCCCGCCCCGCTCCTGGCTTTGCGCACACTCAAATCGGAAATTGTCGCCGGGCTGCTGCCAGACCAGATTGCTTTACTTGCTGAACGCGACCCTAATTGGATGATTAACGGCCGTTGGGGAGTGATTCAATTTGCCCCACACGGCTGA